One genomic segment of Arachis duranensis cultivar V14167 chromosome 4, aradu.V14167.gnm2.J7QH, whole genome shotgun sequence includes these proteins:
- the LOC107485978 gene encoding uncharacterized protein LOC107485978 has translation MDSSSGIESNGRVPLSGVVADCVKRWFRDTLKEAKAGDINMQVLVGQMYYSGYGVPRDDQKGKIWLTRASRVRSSVWKVGDKHPGYNASDSDSDELKEDS, from the exons ATGGATAGTAGCAGTGGAATTGAGAGCAATGGGCGTGTGCCACTTTCAGGGGTTGTTGCAGATTGTGTGAAACGGTGGTTCAGAGACACTCTGAAAGAAGCTAAAGCTGGGGACATAAACATGCAGGTCTTGGTAGGTCAGATGTATTACAGTGGTTATGGTGTTCCCagagatgaccaaaag GGTAAAATTTGGTTGACTAGAGCGTCGAGGGTTAGATCTTCAGTTTGGAAAGTTGGTGATAAGCATCCAG GTTATAATGCAAgtgattctgattctgatgaATTGAAGGAAGACTCTTAA